The following proteins come from a genomic window of Carassius gibelio isolate Cgi1373 ecotype wild population from Czech Republic chromosome B8, carGib1.2-hapl.c, whole genome shotgun sequence:
- the LOC127963582 gene encoding insulin-like growth factor I isoform X1, with amino-acid sequence MQSDGMSICHARHLQMLQEFLKQVPSWRSVCVLCSLYCVLTLPDAGEAAKARCGRELVADLEFVCGDRGFYRGKPGAVRSGGPRSRGKGIVEQCCVRGCDLQHLESYCAKPKRLQRDVPASLQQTPEDQFWLVFQQRYQKHAEMDRDEDAASQRLRERTLYRWNSRNSVSLTNQPSSTQQQPSTERMTSGPTFHPHIR; translated from the exons ATGCAATCAGACGGAATGTCTATCTGTCATGCCAGACACCTTCAGATGCTTCAAGAATTCCTGAAG CAGGTGCCCAGCTGGCGAAGTGTGTGTGTCCTCTGTTCCCTGTACTGTGTCCTGACCCTGCCAGATGCCGGCGAGGCTGCCAAAGCACGCTGTGGGCGAGAACTAGTTGCTGACCTGGAGTTTGTGTGTGGAGACCGTGGCTTTTACAGAG GCAAACCTGGAGCAGTCCGTAGTGGCGGTCCCCGCTCTCGTGGGAAAGGGATCGTAGAGCAGTGTTGTGTGCGTGGCTGTGACCTCCAGCATTTGGAGTCGTATTGTGCCAAACCCAAAAGACTGCAGCGTGACGTTCCTGCATCTCTGCAACAGACTCCA GAAGATCAGTTTTGGTTGGTGTTTCAGCAGCGATATCAGAAGCATGCGGAGATGGACCGAGATGAGGACGCTGCTTCTCAAAGACTCAGAGAACGGACGCTTTACCGGTGGAACTCCAGAAATTCAGTTTCACTAACCAACCAACCCTCCTCTACACAACAGCAACCTTCCACTGAGAGAATGACATCAGGACCAACATTTCACCCCCACATCAGATAG
- the LOC127963582 gene encoding insulin-like growth factor I isoform X2 codes for MQSDGMSICHARHLQMLQEFLKVPSWRSVCVLCSLYCVLTLPDAGEAAKARCGRELVADLEFVCGDRGFYRGKPGAVRSGGPRSRGKGIVEQCCVRGCDLQHLESYCAKPKRLQRDVPASLQQTPEDQFWLVFQQRYQKHAEMDRDEDAASQRLRERTLYRWNSRNSVSLTNQPSSTQQQPSTERMTSGPTFHPHIR; via the exons ATGCAATCAGACGGAATGTCTATCTGTCATGCCAGACACCTTCAGATGCTTCAAGAATTCCTGAAG GTGCCCAGCTGGCGAAGTGTGTGTGTCCTCTGTTCCCTGTACTGTGTCCTGACCCTGCCAGATGCCGGCGAGGCTGCCAAAGCACGCTGTGGGCGAGAACTAGTTGCTGACCTGGAGTTTGTGTGTGGAGACCGTGGCTTTTACAGAG GCAAACCTGGAGCAGTCCGTAGTGGCGGTCCCCGCTCTCGTGGGAAAGGGATCGTAGAGCAGTGTTGTGTGCGTGGCTGTGACCTCCAGCATTTGGAGTCGTATTGTGCCAAACCCAAAAGACTGCAGCGTGACGTTCCTGCATCTCTGCAACAGACTCCA GAAGATCAGTTTTGGTTGGTGTTTCAGCAGCGATATCAGAAGCATGCGGAGATGGACCGAGATGAGGACGCTGCTTCTCAAAGACTCAGAGAACGGACGCTTTACCGGTGGAACTCCAGAAATTCAGTTTCACTAACCAACCAACCCTCCTCTACACAACAGCAACCTTCCACTGAGAGAATGACATCAGGACCAACATTTCACCCCCACATCAGATAG
- the serping1 gene encoding plasma protease C1 inhibitor: MNRVLLLLCAGLALTTCDITVLQSSSIHLSCLPDDAPVLDDPAYTWSFTSAHTKQQHTLEEKGKLLNLRNINATQEGEYKCVKDGYKREDHMRLSRTFTIRVEVPPAFQEWQVVKEEAGNDVTLPCKVSRVFSPGETEKPPVIWKRETENGVMLLKLDKDRDDQEKDKKQQRIFWNTRPEEQDWAIKISQITAEDAGMYHCVITNTSEMLSVELEVAAPPVHPCSGHTGPWEDCEEQDSRSGQAILQDSLRDFSASVYAKLKGSKPRTNLIFSPFSIAVTLNNLLLGARSETRKQLEGALRIPLEFSCVHSETKKLKEVLKDTLRIASAIFYSPEQQLGEAFVNQSKEFYDAVPEKLTNDSNQNVILINQWVKKKTMNKITELIDYIDPTTSFVLLNAVYFNGKWKTVFESTKKRDNFMKFSGEVIEVQTLYSSKYNLQMGYNKKLQADVGKFSLTGKNSLYILIPRTTSEDDFVLMENNINKDSIEAMVSEINKTPVQIAEVILPRIKLTVDTQLEDLLRSMGLSDLFSKPNFCGIFPEDSESFISDARHSAFLSLTEKGVEAAAATSISFSRSFPQFTALQPFVLILWSDEAGAPLFMGRIINP, encoded by the exons ATGAATCGTGTCCTGCTGTTGCTCTGTGCAGGT CTTGCCCTCACTACCTGTGACATCACTGTTCTGCAAAGCTCCAGTATTCACCTTTCTTGTCTTCCTGATGATGCCCCTGTGCTGGATGACCCCGCATACACCTGGAGCTTCACGTCTGCTCACACAAAGCAGCAGCACACACTTGAGGAAAAAGGAAAACTCCTGAACCTCAGAAACATAAATGCCACCCAAGAAGGAGAGTACAAGTGTGTTAAGGATGGCTATAAAAGAGAGGATCATATGAGGTTGAGCAGAACATTCACAATACGTGTGGAAG TGCCCCCAGCCTTTCAGGAATGGCAGGTCGTCAAAGAAGAAGCTGGGAATGATGTGACACTTCCATGCAAGGTTTCTAGGGTTTTCTCTCCCGGAGAGACAGAAAAACCTCCTGTCATCTGGAAACGAGAGACAGAAAATGGTGTGATGCTTCTCAAGCTCGACAAAGACAGAGATGACCAAGAGAAGGACAAGAAACAGCAGAGGATTTTCTGGAACACCCGCCCTGAAGAACAGGATTGGGCAATTAAAATAAGTCAGATCACAGCGGAAGATGCTGGGATGTACCACTGTGTCATAACTAATACATCTGAGATGCTGTCAGTGGAGCTGGAAGTGGCAG CCCCCCCTGTGCACCCCTGCTCTGGCCACACTGGCCCATGGGAGGACTGTGAGGAACAGGACAGCAGATCAGGACAGGCAATTCTGCAGGATTCACTCAGAGACTTCTCTGCCTCTGTCTACGCCAAACTTAAAGGCTCAAAACCCCGAACCAACTTGATCTTCTCCCCATTCAGCATTGCTGTAACTCTTAACAACCTGCTATTGG GTGCTCGAAGTGAGACCAGAAAACAGCTGGAAGGTGCTCTTAGGATTCCCCTAGAATTCTCTTGCGTGCATTCTGAGACAAAGAAACTGAAAGAAGTGTTAAAGGACACACTGAGAATAGCCTCTGCTATCTTTTACTCCCCAG AGCAACAGTTGGGAGAAGCTTTTGTCAACCAATCAAAGGAGTTCTATGATGCCGTGCCAGAGAAACTGACCAATGACAGCAATCAAAACGTGATTCTCATCAATCAATGGGTGAAAAAGAAGACAATGAACAAAATCACTGAGTTAATTGATTATATAGATCCCACCACCTCGTTTGTTTTGTTAAATGCTGTCTACTTTAATG GTAAATGGAAGACAGTTTTTGAATCAACAAAAAAACGGGATAACTTCATGAAGTTTTCAGGTGAGGTCATAGAAGTGCAGACTCTCTACAGCTCCAAGTATAACCTTCAAATGGGCTACAACAAGAAATTACAGGCTGAC GTTGGGAAGTTCTCTCTTACGGGTAAAAACAGCCTGTACATACTGATCCCACGCACAACATCAGAAGACGACTTTGTATTGATGGAGAACAATATAAACAAAGATTCTATTGAAGCAATGGTATCTGAGATTAATAAAACCCCAGTCCAAATCGCTGAGGTCATCCTGCCTAGAATTAAACTGACAGTGGACACACAACTGGAGGACTTACTGAGGAGTATGG gtttgtcagatctcTTCTCAAAACCAAACTTCTGTGGAATATTTCCGGAGGATTCTGAATCATTCATCTCAGACGCCCGTCACAGCGCCTTTCTCTCACTGACGGAGAAGGGAGTGGAGGCCGCTGCAGCCACAAGCATCTCTTTTTCTCGCTCCTTCCCTCAATTTACAGCTCTGCAGCCCTTCGTTCTGATACTGTGGAGCGATGAGGCTGGCGCTCCTCTTTTCATGGGAAGAATAATCAATCcataa